A genome region from Thermanaerothrix sp. includes the following:
- a CDS encoding response regulator transcription factor, translating to MSWRVLVVEDEESIAEVLSEALRRQGYRVMVARDGDQGLEMALSALPDLIVLDVMLPKMDGWEVCRRIREDRKGRKIPIIMLTARRDERDAVAGLEAGADDYVRKPFSMPELLARVRSRLKRHSGAEESSPKVAVMGELAVEEGGETLVRGEPLDLSPTEQRLLEVLIRGQGRLVTKDEILAKVWGHLGGDSRTVDVHVFRLRKKLSEARAGVAVRTVRGRGYRMTEGS from the coding sequence ATGAGCTGGCGGGTGCTGGTGGTGGAGGACGAGGAGAGCATAGCGGAGGTGCTCTCGGAGGCCCTGCGAAGGCAAGGGTACCGGGTCATGGTCGCCCGCGACGGGGATCAGGGGCTGGAGATGGCCCTGTCCGCCCTTCCGGACCTCATCGTACTGGACGTGATGCTGCCCAAGATGGACGGATGGGAGGTCTGCCGAAGGATAAGGGAGGACCGCAAGGGCCGCAAGATCCCCATAATAATGCTCACCGCCCGGCGGGACGAAAGGGACGCGGTGGCGGGCCTTGAGGCGGGGGCGGACGACTACGTACGCAAGCCCTTCTCCATGCCGGAGCTGCTGGCCAGGGTGAGGTCCCGCCTCAAGAGACATTCCGGAGCCGAGGAGTCATCCCCCAAGGTGGCCGTCATGGGGGAGCTCGCCGTGGAGGAAGGGGGGGAGACCCTGGTGCGGGGCGAGCCACTGGACCTGTCCCCCACGGAGCAGCGGCTTCTGGAGGTGCTGATCAGGGGACAGGGGCGTCTTGTAACCAAGGATGAGATCCTGGCCAAGGTATGGGGACACCTTGGGGGGGACAGCAGGACCGTGGACGTCCACGTCTTCAGGCTGAGGAAGAAGCTGTCGGAGGCTCGGGCGGGGGTGGCGGTGCGCACCGTCCGGGGCCGGGGATACAGGATGACGGAGGGGTCTTAA
- a CDS encoding ATP-binding protein, which produces MFKTIKGQAALLMILPLAAFLGFSWLLVLGDTRGYLEEVVRRNLSDLTGAAEVMVAASGGNLEALDGPVRAWARNASVRVTLVDRHGVVLLDSEVPKDKVPRMENHLSRPEIREAFKSGEGYAVRRSDTTGVEYLYDARRVEGKAPLVIRVSMRKHMFEGALSSLRRRLWLSFAAAFGLAEIVGVWWMKRLTDPILAITRGADGAEAGEEPHFPAQGPAEIKRLALSLKRMYRRLNRAMEDLRRERENLKGLVETMPVGVLLLGPDRRVIYCNSSMAGLVRTLSSQGLPMEGVIRHPEVIGLGEALLQGARSVESTVAVQDGSAERSYLVRGASAGDMAVLTAQDISERVKLEEALRNFVANVGHEFQTPLTAIRGAAELLMQGASEEDRRFVRRILEQQERLSDMVDRLLVLARCEGGAAGPWEDLDLTAMAREAVEQVSLMPEASSVEIHLELPPSAPIRCGREVFTALKNLVENAVKYTSHKFQGREGGAVTLRLKDMGDRWGLMVEDNGSGIPQGMEEEVFQRFRRGDFHRARPSQGGYGLGLAIARGILRAHGGDVRLEGSRPGEGSIFLVEIPKSK; this is translated from the coding sequence ATGTTCAAGACCATAAAGGGGCAGGCGGCGCTGCTGATGATCCTTCCCCTGGCGGCCTTTCTTGGGTTTTCGTGGCTTTTGGTGCTGGGGGACACCAGGGGGTACCTGGAGGAGGTGGTAAGACGCAACCTCTCGGACCTGACCGGGGCGGCGGAGGTGATGGTGGCAGCCTCCGGCGGAAACCTTGAGGCCCTGGACGGGCCGGTGAGGGCCTGGGCAAGGAACGCGTCGGTAAGGGTCACCCTGGTGGACCGCCACGGCGTGGTACTGCTTGACAGCGAGGTGCCGAAGGACAAGGTGCCCCGGATGGAAAACCACCTGTCCCGGCCGGAGATACGGGAGGCCTTTAAGTCCGGGGAGGGCTACGCGGTAAGGCGCAGCGACACCACGGGGGTGGAGTACCTTTACGACGCGAGGCGGGTGGAGGGGAAGGCGCCTTTGGTCATAAGGGTTTCCATGAGGAAGCACATGTTCGAGGGGGCCCTGTCGTCCCTTAGAAGGCGCCTTTGGCTGTCCTTCGCCGCCGCCTTCGGCCTTGCGGAGATAGTGGGCGTATGGTGGATGAAGCGCCTTACCGACCCCATACTGGCCATAACCCGAGGGGCCGACGGGGCGGAGGCGGGAGAAGAGCCCCACTTCCCAGCCCAGGGACCGGCGGAGATAAAGAGGCTGGCCTTGAGCCTCAAGCGGATGTACCGGCGGCTCAACAGGGCCATGGAGGACTTGAGAAGAGAGAGAGAGAACCTAAAGGGGCTGGTGGAGACCATGCCGGTGGGGGTCCTGCTTCTTGGGCCGGACCGGAGGGTCATATATTGCAACTCCTCCATGGCGGGGCTGGTCAGGACATTGAGCTCTCAGGGGCTCCCCATGGAGGGGGTGATAAGGCATCCGGAGGTGATAGGGCTTGGGGAGGCGCTCCTCCAGGGGGCCCGGTCGGTGGAGTCCACCGTTGCGGTGCAGGATGGCTCCGCGGAGAGGTCTTACCTCGTAAGGGGCGCTTCGGCGGGGGACATGGCGGTGCTCACCGCCCAGGACATAAGCGAGAGGGTGAAGCTGGAGGAGGCATTGAGGAACTTCGTGGCCAACGTGGGCCACGAGTTTCAAACGCCTCTTACCGCCATAAGGGGGGCGGCGGAGCTCCTCATGCAGGGAGCCTCGGAGGAGGACCGACGGTTCGTTCGAAGGATCCTGGAGCAGCAGGAGCGCTTAAGCGACATGGTGGACCGTCTGCTGGTGCTTGCAAGGTGCGAAGGTGGGGCGGCGGGCCCCTGGGAGGACCTGGACCTTACGGCCATGGCGAGGGAGGCGGTGGAACAGGTGTCCTTGATGCCCGAGGCGTCGTCGGTGGAAATCCACCTGGAGCTTCCGCCTTCCGCGCCTATCCGGTGCGGCAGGGAGGTGTTCACGGCGCTTAAGAACCTGGTTGAGAACGCGGTGAAGTACACCTCCCATAAGTTCCAGGGCCGGGAAGGGGGGGCCGTGACGCTGCGGCTTAAAGACATGGGGGACCGTTGGGGTCTGATGGTGGAGGACAACGGGTCCGGGATACCCCAGGGCATGGAGGAGGAGGTCTTCCAGCGATTTAGGCGTGGGGACTTTCACAGGGCGAGGCCCTCCCAGGGGGGCTACGGCCTTGGGCTGGCCATAGCCAGGGGAATCTTAAGGGCCCATGGGGGAGACGTGAGGCTTGAAGGGTCCCGGCCGGGGGAGGGTTCAATTTTTCTGGTGGAGATCCCTAAAAGTAAATAA
- a CDS encoding transglycosylase SLT domain-containing protein — protein MKLGRTWQAAGLFCMALIAAVIALAPPGFAEDLLGSQKPGFVVSEAGKNGSLKTSSNANEQEDSIPLNDNPAPEAHNAEQGAPMVTLEAAPASYHQSITETLRLMGLTTRDLALWGTKHPTSILNRLKDFSIEDQRTVAAVVRYIRGTNPSVSHKTAWRTAAALVYYSAKYGIPVHLSAAVAHTESHFNPRAQSPKGAMGIMQVMWRVHNGLLQAHGIESKTDMMDPEKGVAAGCLLLSRYVKAYGSVPKALARYYGGSSVAYFRKVNTKMAHIKTSMAQ, from the coding sequence ATGAAACTAGGACGAACTTGGCAGGCGGCGGGGCTCTTTTGCATGGCCCTGATCGCCGCAGTGATCGCCTTAGCTCCGCCGGGGTTCGCGGAGGACCTTCTAGGCAGCCAAAAACCCGGCTTCGTGGTATCCGAAGCGGGGAAGAACGGGTCCCTAAAGACATCTTCGAACGCCAACGAACAGGAAGACTCAATCCCATTAAATGACAACCCCGCCCCCGAGGCTCACAACGCCGAACAGGGGGCCCCAATGGTAACCCTGGAGGCAGCGCCCGCCTCCTACCACCAATCCATCACAGAAACCCTTCGACTCATGGGGTTAACCACAAGGGACCTGGCGCTTTGGGGAACCAAACACCCCACGTCAATACTCAACAGGCTGAAGGACTTCTCAATCGAGGACCAGAGGACCGTCGCCGCGGTGGTGCGATACATCCGGGGGACTAACCCCAGCGTGTCCCACAAGACCGCGTGGCGCACCGCCGCCGCCTTGGTGTACTACAGCGCCAAGTACGGCATACCGGTGCACCTGTCCGCCGCGGTGGCCCACACAGAAAGCCACTTCAACCCAAGGGCCCAAAGCCCCAAGGGGGCCATGGGAATAATGCAGGTCATGTGGCGGGTGCACAACGGCCTTCTGCAGGCCCACGGGATCGAGTCCAAGACGGACATGATGGACCCCGAAAAGGGCGTGGCGGCGGGATGCCTCCTGCTCTCCCGGTACGTGAAGGCCTACGGCTCCGTACCAAAGGCCCTGGCCCGATACTACGGGGGCTCCTCGGTGGCCTACTTCAGAAAGGTCAACACCAAGATGGCCCACATCAAGACCTCCATGGCTCAGTAA
- the phoU gene encoding phosphate signaling complex protein PhoU gives MNSISTRKHMDDELEIIRSAIMKLGAMAESSVRDGVRALRQRDRDMARRVLEEDDRTDELASWLDGSCLEFIARYQPLGADLRTMSCAIHMTVDLERIADLGVSVAKRALEMSGQEPIKPLLDIPRMGDLVCSMVDMAIRAFLNRDDELARELCALDDQVDDLQRQVTRELLAIMLERPSTISQAASLAEVARVLERAGDHATNLGEHILFMSTGKRLKASLFRRPIGGAS, from the coding sequence GTGAACTCGATCAGCACGAGGAAGCACATGGACGACGAGCTGGAGATAATAAGGTCCGCCATAATGAAGCTTGGGGCCATGGCGGAGTCATCGGTGCGGGACGGCGTGAGGGCCCTGCGGCAGAGGGACCGGGACATGGCCCGGCGGGTCCTGGAGGAGGACGACAGGACCGACGAGCTGGCCTCATGGCTTGACGGTTCATGCCTTGAGTTCATAGCCCGCTACCAGCCCCTTGGGGCGGACCTTAGGACCATGTCCTGCGCGATCCACATGACCGTGGACCTGGAGAGGATAGCGGACCTTGGGGTGAGCGTGGCCAAGAGGGCCCTTGAGATGTCGGGGCAGGAGCCCATAAAGCCCCTCTTGGACATACCCAGGATGGGTGATCTGGTCTGTTCCATGGTGGACATGGCCATAAGGGCGTTCCTCAACCGGGACGATGAGCTGGCCAGGGAGCTCTGCGCCCTGGACGACCAGGTGGACGACCTGCAGCGCCAGGTGACCAGGGAGCTCTTGGCCATAATGCTGGAGAGGCCCTCCACCATATCCCAGGCCGCCTCCCTTGCGGAGGTGGCAAGGGTGCTTGAGAGGGCTGGGGACCACGCCACCAACCTGGGGGAGCACATCCTTTTCATGAGCACCGGCAAGCGCCTTAAGGCCTCCCTGTTCCGGCGTCCCATAGGAGGCGCATCATGA
- the xth gene encoding exodeoxyribonuclease III, giving the protein MSIFKVITFNVNSLKARSEAVSLLMERERPQVLCLQETKVQDRDFPEELFRSRGYRVFYRGMKSYNGVALAVLDELDLPEESFFGFPKGGEGTDEARLAAVKAGGVWVVNCYVPQGKDIEHPDYGYKLRFFRRLLGLVGDLKAAGGEVLLVGDLNVAPTPLDVTHPENKVNHVCFHQDVRRAFEELLSAGMVDLFRRHRPGEGEFSFWDYRVKGALERNIGWRIDHILGTEGMAERSLDAAVLREYRAMERPSDHGPVMGVFRR; this is encoded by the coding sequence TTGTCCATTTTCAAGGTGATAACGTTCAATGTCAATTCGCTCAAGGCCAGGTCCGAGGCGGTGTCCCTTCTCATGGAGAGGGAGAGGCCCCAGGTGCTTTGCCTTCAGGAGACCAAGGTGCAGGACCGGGACTTCCCGGAGGAGCTCTTCCGGTCCAGGGGTTATCGGGTCTTTTACCGGGGCATGAAGTCCTACAACGGGGTGGCGTTGGCGGTCCTGGATGAGCTGGATCTCCCGGAGGAGAGCTTCTTCGGCTTCCCCAAGGGAGGGGAGGGGACCGATGAGGCCAGGCTCGCGGCGGTGAAGGCTGGGGGAGTGTGGGTGGTGAACTGTTACGTGCCCCAGGGGAAGGACATCGAGCACCCGGACTACGGGTACAAGCTCCGGTTCTTCCGGCGCCTTCTGGGGCTTGTGGGGGATCTCAAGGCGGCGGGCGGGGAGGTGCTTCTGGTGGGGGACCTCAACGTGGCGCCCACCCCTTTGGACGTGACCCATCCGGAGAACAAGGTTAACCACGTGTGCTTCCACCAGGACGTGAGGCGGGCCTTTGAGGAGCTCCTCTCCGCCGGCATGGTGGACCTGTTCCGGCGGCATCGGCCCGGGGAGGGGGAGTTCTCCTTCTGGGACTACCGGGTGAAGGGGGCCCTGGAGAGGAACATAGGCTGGAGGATAGACCACATCCTGGGGACGGAGGGGATGGCGGAGAGGTCCTTGGACGCGGCGGTGCTCCGGGAGTATCGGGCCATGGAGAGGCCCTCGGACCACGGGCCCGTGATGGGGGTGTTTCGGCGGTGA
- the pstB gene encoding phosphate ABC transporter ATP-binding protein PstB: MTQAQGAQGNLEHREDPKLEALGLTLYYEEGRAAIRDINLRIPPRSVTALIGPSGCGKSTFLRCLNRMNDFIPGVKVEGRILLDGEDICAPGVDVIGLRRRVGMVFQRPNPFPFSIWENVTYGPKLHGVRDRRRLDEIVERSLKGAALWDEVKDKLDSSALALSGGQQQRLCIARAIAVEPEVLLMDEPTSALDPLGTAKIEELVRELKERYTVVIVTHNMQQAARVSDRTAFFLMGELVEEGPTREIFTSPKDPRTEDYITGRFG, from the coding sequence CAGGGGAACTTAGAGCACCGGGAGGACCCGAAGCTGGAGGCGTTGGGGCTCACCCTCTATTACGAAGAGGGGCGGGCCGCCATAAGGGACATAAACCTTAGGATACCCCCAAGGTCGGTGACGGCCCTCATCGGGCCGTCGGGCTGCGGGAAGAGCACCTTCTTAAGGTGCCTTAACCGGATGAACGACTTCATACCGGGGGTTAAGGTGGAGGGCAGGATCCTCCTGGACGGGGAGGACATATGCGCCCCCGGGGTGGACGTGATAGGACTTAGGCGAAGGGTGGGGATGGTGTTCCAGCGGCCCAACCCGTTCCCATTCTCCATATGGGAGAACGTCACCTACGGCCCAAAGCTGCACGGCGTGAGGGACCGCAGGAGGCTTGACGAGATAGTGGAAAGGAGCCTTAAGGGCGCGGCGCTGTGGGACGAGGTGAAGGACAAGCTGGACTCCTCCGCCCTGGCGCTTTCAGGTGGCCAGCAGCAGCGGCTTTGCATAGCCCGGGCCATAGCGGTGGAGCCGGAGGTGCTTTTGATGGACGAGCCCACCTCCGCTTTAGATCCCCTTGGCACCGCCAAGATAGAGGAATTGGTGAGGGAGCTTAAGGAGAGGTACACTGTTGTGATAGTGACCCACAACATGCAGCAGGCCGCCCGGGTGTCCGACAGGACCGCTTTCTTCCTGATGGGGGAGCTGGTGGAGGAAGGTCCCACCAGGGAGATCTTCACATCCCCCAAAGATCCCAGGACCGAGGACTACATAACGGGCCGCTTCGGTTAG
- a CDS encoding DUF4234 domain-containing protein — MVINPRVKRVSLLVMILLSFVTVGIYPAYWVYSRRQAFNSMGSAHVGDVLGTVPLILGFVSLGFSFKSAISPVWGGMAGGLASLVGAVMMIVACFRYRDNLREYVKVRESSPLAADSVARSWFMTLVFGALYLQYHVNRLLDAGLLDPQ, encoded by the coding sequence GTGGTGATTAATCCTAGGGTCAAGCGGGTGTCGCTTCTTGTGATGATACTGTTGTCCTTCGTCACCGTGGGGATATATCCCGCCTACTGGGTGTACTCCAGGCGGCAGGCTTTCAACTCCATGGGGAGCGCCCACGTGGGGGACGTGCTGGGCACGGTCCCGTTGATACTTGGCTTCGTGTCCTTGGGCTTTTCCTTCAAGAGCGCCATAAGCCCTGTGTGGGGGGGCATGGCGGGGGGTCTTGCGTCCCTGGTGGGGGCGGTGATGATGATAGTGGCCTGTTTTAGGTATCGGGACAACCTGAGGGAGTACGTGAAGGTCCGGGAGTCCAGCCCGTTGGCGGCGGACTCGGTGGCCCGGTCGTGGTTTATGACCTTGGTGTTTGGGGCCTTGTACCTGCAGTATCACGTGAACCGCCTTCTGGACGCGGGGCTTTTGGACCCCCAGTGA